In Streptomyces sp. SLBN-118, the following are encoded in one genomic region:
- a CDS encoding EamA family transporter — MSDALVAAEPRRRISGAVWGALAIVYVVWGSTYLGIRVVVETMPPFLSAGARFILAGLILAGLVAWRQGVSALKVTRVQLASVAVIGLLLLLGGNGMVVLAETSVPSGLAALLIAVVPAWVVVLRRSFGERPGLGAYLGVLLGLAGLAVLTLPGLSGDVRLWGVLTVIVATVMWSVGSFSSSRIPMPANPFAASAYEMVAGGIGCLLVGLGRGEQYGFALSEVSGRSWTALGYLVVFGSIVAFTAYAWLLHSAPLSLVATYAYVNPVVAVLLGALILNERLTWPIALGGAVVVAGVVLIVSTERRR, encoded by the coding sequence ATCTCCGACGCCCTTGTGGCGGCCGAGCCCCGCCGCCGGATATCCGGGGCCGTATGGGGTGCGCTCGCCATCGTGTACGTCGTCTGGGGCTCCACCTACCTCGGTATCCGGGTCGTCGTGGAGACCATGCCGCCCTTTCTCTCCGCCGGGGCCCGCTTCATCCTCGCGGGCCTGATCCTCGCCGGGCTCGTGGCCTGGCGCCAGGGGGTGTCGGCGCTCAAGGTCACCCGCGTCCAGCTCGCGTCCGTGGCCGTGATCGGCCTGCTGCTCCTGCTCGGCGGCAACGGCATGGTCGTACTCGCCGAGACCTCCGTGCCCTCCGGGCTCGCCGCCCTGCTGATCGCCGTCGTACCCGCCTGGGTGGTCGTGCTGCGCAGATCCTTCGGCGAGCGGCCCGGCCTCGGCGCCTATCTGGGCGTGCTGCTCGGACTGGCGGGTCTGGCCGTACTGACCCTTCCCGGCCTCAGCGGCGATGTGCGCCTGTGGGGCGTCCTCACCGTGATCGTGGCGACCGTCATGTGGTCGGTGGGCTCCTTCTCCTCCTCCCGCATCCCGATGCCCGCCAATCCCTTCGCGGCGAGCGCGTACGAGATGGTCGCGGGCGGCATCGGCTGTCTGCTGGTGGGCCTCGGCCGGGGCGAGCAGTACGGCTTCGCCCTCTCGGAGGTCTCGGGCCGCTCCTGGACGGCGCTCGGCTACCTCGTCGTCTTCGGCTCGATCGTCGCGTTCACGGCGTACGCCTGGCTGCTGCACTCCGCGCCGCTGTCCCTGGTCGCGACGTACGCGTACGTCAACCCGGTGGTCGCCGTCCTTCTCGGCGCGCTGATCCTGAACGAGCGGCTGACCTGGCCGATCGCCCTCGGCGGTGCCGTCGTCGTGGCGGGGGTCGTCCTGATCGTGTCGACGGAACGCCGCCGCTAG
- the dxr gene encoding 1-deoxy-D-xylulose-5-phosphate reductoisomerase translates to MSDSPSPLADPHLAFDATEGLRDIVVLGSTGSIGTQAIDLVLRNPDRFRVTALSAAGGRVGLLARQARQLRVDTVAVAREDVVPALREALADQYGSEPLPEILAGRDAATQLAASACHTVLNGITGSIGLAPTLAALEAGRTLALANKESLIVGGPLVKALAKPGQIIPVDSEHAALFQALAAGTRADVRKLVVTASGGPFRGRTRAELADVTPKDALAHPTWAMGPVITVNSATLVNKGLEVIEAHLLYDIPFERIDVVVHPQSYVHSMVEFSDGSTLAQATPPDMRGPIAIGIGWPERIPDAAPAFDWTKASTWEFFPLDTEAFPSVGLARHVGELGGTAPAVFNAANEECVDAFLAGRLPFNGIMDTVTEVVTEHGVPAQGTPLTVADVLEAETWARARARELAVKATAEARA, encoded by the coding sequence ATGAGCGACAGCCCATCCCCCCTCGCCGACCCGCATCTCGCCTTCGACGCGACCGAAGGCCTGCGCGACATCGTCGTCCTCGGCTCCACCGGGTCCATCGGCACCCAGGCCATCGACCTGGTTCTGCGCAACCCCGACCGGTTCCGTGTCACGGCGCTCTCCGCCGCGGGCGGGCGGGTCGGACTCCTCGCCCGGCAGGCGCGGCAGTTGCGGGTCGACACGGTCGCGGTGGCCCGAGAAGACGTGGTGCCCGCACTGCGCGAGGCGCTGGCCGATCAGTACGGCTCCGAGCCGCTGCCCGAGATCCTGGCCGGCCGCGACGCCGCCACCCAGCTCGCCGCCTCCGCCTGCCACACCGTGCTCAACGGCATCACCGGCTCCATCGGCCTCGCCCCTACCCTCGCCGCCCTCGAAGCGGGCCGCACTCTCGCCCTCGCCAACAAGGAGTCGCTGATCGTGGGCGGGCCGCTGGTCAAGGCGCTCGCCAAGCCCGGCCAGATCATCCCAGTCGACTCCGAGCACGCCGCCCTCTTCCAGGCGCTGGCGGCCGGGACGAGAGCCGATGTGCGCAAGCTCGTGGTGACGGCCTCCGGCGGCCCCTTCCGCGGCCGCACCCGCGCCGAGTTGGCCGATGTCACTCCCAAGGACGCCCTCGCGCATCCCACCTGGGCGATGGGCCCGGTCATCACCGTGAACAGTGCGACGCTGGTCAACAAGGGCCTGGAGGTCATCGAGGCGCATCTCCTCTACGACATCCCGTTCGAGCGCATCGACGTCGTCGTCCACCCCCAGTCCTATGTCCACTCCATGGTGGAATTTTCGGACGGATCCACCCTCGCCCAGGCCACTCCGCCCGATATGCGAGGCCCGATCGCCATCGGCATCGGCTGGCCCGAGCGGATCCCCGACGCCGCCCCCGCCTTCGACTGGACCAAGGCCTCGACCTGGGAGTTCTTCCCGCTCGACACCGAGGCCTTCCCCTCGGTGGGACTCGCCAGGCACGTGGGGGAGCTGGGCGGAACAGCCCCGGCGGTGTTCAATGCCGCGAACGAGGAGTGCGTGGACGCTTTCCTCGCCGGGCGGCTGCCGTTCAACGGAATCATGGATACGGTCACCGAAGTCGTCACCGAGCACGGTGTGCCCGCCCAGGGAACTCCGCTCACGGTGGCGGACGTCCTGGAAGCGGAGACCTGGGCCCGGGCACGGGCGCGGGAACTGGCAGTGAAGGCGACAGCGGAGGCTCGCGCATGA
- a CDS encoding acyl-CoA dehydrogenase family protein translates to MSAPLDKTQSQPHSQPPKVSEREARQVAEAAREQDWRKPSFAKELFLGRFRLDLIHPHPMPAAEDTRRGEAFLAKMRDFCETKIDGALIEREARIPDEVINGLKELGALGMKIDTKYGGLGLTQVYYNKALALAGSASPAIGVLLSAHQSIGVPQPLKMFGTPEQKERFLPRCARTDISAFLLTEPDVGSDPARLATTAVPDGDSYVLDGVKLWTTNGVVADLLVVMARVPKSEGHKGGITAFVVEAGSEGITVENRNSFMGLRGIENGLTRFHQVRVPAENRIGPEGAGLKIALTTLNTGRLSLPASCVAAGKWALKIAREWSVAREQWGKPIAKHEAVGSKISFIAATTFALEAVLDLSSQMADEDRNDIRIEGALAKLFASEMGWVIADELVQIRGGRGFETADSLAARGERAVPAEQVLRDLRINRIFEGSTEIMHLLIAREAVDAHLAVAGDIIDPAKPLSAKAKAGARAGGFYARWLPKLVAGPGQLPRSYAEFGDLATHLRYVERSSRKLARSTFYAMSRWQGRMETKQAFLGRIVDIGAELFAMSAACVRAELLSATEDHGREAHQLADAFCRQSRIRVEELFNRLWSNTDDLDRKVVDGVLSGTYTWLEQGVIDPSGEGPWIADATPGPSERTNVHRPIH, encoded by the coding sequence ATGTCCGCACCACTCGACAAGACCCAGTCCCAGCCCCACTCCCAGCCTCCGAAGGTCAGTGAGCGCGAAGCACGGCAGGTCGCCGAGGCCGCACGCGAGCAGGACTGGCGCAAGCCAAGTTTCGCCAAGGAGCTCTTCCTTGGCCGCTTCCGGCTCGATCTGATCCATCCCCATCCGATGCCCGCCGCCGAGGACACCCGTCGGGGTGAGGCATTCCTCGCAAAAATGCGCGACTTCTGCGAAACGAAGATCGACGGAGCGCTGATCGAGCGCGAGGCGCGGATCCCCGACGAGGTGATCAACGGGCTCAAGGAGCTCGGCGCGCTCGGCATGAAGATCGACACGAAGTACGGCGGCCTCGGCCTCACCCAGGTGTACTACAACAAGGCGCTGGCCCTCGCCGGGTCCGCCAGCCCCGCCATCGGCGTGCTGCTCTCCGCGCACCAGTCGATCGGCGTACCGCAGCCGCTGAAGATGTTCGGCACCCCGGAACAGAAGGAGCGGTTCCTCCCGCGCTGCGCCCGCACCGACATCTCCGCCTTCCTGCTCACCGAGCCCGACGTCGGCTCCGACCCGGCACGCCTGGCGACCACGGCGGTGCCCGACGGGGACTCGTACGTCCTCGACGGGGTCAAGCTCTGGACCACCAATGGCGTCGTCGCCGACCTGCTCGTCGTCATGGCGCGAGTGCCGAAGAGCGAGGGACACAAGGGCGGCATCACCGCCTTCGTCGTCGAGGCCGGCTCGGAGGGCATCACGGTCGAGAACCGCAACTCCTTCATGGGGCTGCGCGGCATCGAGAACGGCCTGACCCGCTTCCACCAGGTCAGGGTCCCCGCCGAGAACCGTATCGGCCCCGAGGGCGCCGGCCTGAAAATCGCCCTCACCACGCTCAACACCGGCCGCCTCTCGCTGCCCGCCTCCTGCGTCGCGGCCGGCAAGTGGGCGCTGAAAATCGCCCGCGAGTGGTCCGTGGCGCGCGAGCAGTGGGGCAAGCCGATCGCCAAGCACGAGGCCGTCGGCTCGAAGATCTCCTTCATCGCGGCGACCACCTTCGCCCTGGAAGCGGTCCTCGACCTGTCCAGCCAGATGGCCGACGAGGACCGCAACGACATCCGTATCGAGGGCGCGCTGGCCAAACTCTTCGCCTCCGAGATGGGCTGGGTCATCGCCGACGAACTGGTCCAGATCCGCGGCGGCCGCGGCTTCGAGACGGCGGACTCGCTGGCGGCGCGCGGCGAACGTGCCGTACCAGCTGAGCAGGTCCTGCGCGATCTGCGCATCAACCGCATCTTCGAGGGCTCGACCGAGATCATGCATCTGCTGATCGCCCGCGAGGCCGTCGACGCCCACCTGGCCGTGGCCGGAGACATCATCGACCCCGCCAAACCGCTGTCCGCCAAGGCGAAGGCAGGCGCGCGCGCCGGTGGCTTCTACGCCCGCTGGCTGCCGAAGCTGGTTGCCGGACCGGGGCAACTCCCGCGCTCGTACGCCGAGTTCGGGGACCTCGCGACCCATCTGCGCTATGTCGAGCGCTCGTCCCGCAAGTTGGCACGCTCCACGTTCTACGCCATGTCGAGGTGGCAGGGCCGGATGGAGACCAAGCAGGCCTTCCTCGGCCGGATCGTCGACATCGGCGCGGAGCTGTTCGCGATGAGCGCGGCCTGTGTACGCGCGGAACTGCTCAGCGCCACCGAGGACCACGGCCGCGAGGCGCACCAGCTGGCCGACGCCTTCTGCCGTCAGTCCCGCATCCGAGTCGAGGAGCTCTTCAACCGCCTGTGGTCCAACACCGACGACCTGGACCGCAAGGTCGTGGACGGCGTGCTGTCCGGCACGTACACGTGGCTGGAACAGGGCGTCATCGACCCCAGCGGCGAGGGCCCCTGGATCGCCGACGCGACACCCGGCCCCTCCGAGCGCACCAACGTCCACCGCCCGATCCACTAG
- a CDS encoding GNAT family N-acetyltransferase — MAALSGGGPGTPSVAVAPVDLSARIDEALAVQALAFGLSDDEVEVRRHIVHRHLLCSGARALGALTETGRLVGFVYGMPNSRTHWWSTVVEPYLRRNGTDNWLDDSFVITELHVHPGFQGRGIGRSLITTITDSVEQPRSILSAIDTESPARGLYRALGYQDLARQVMFPSAPSPYAVMGAVLPLLRDN, encoded by the coding sequence ATGGCAGCACTCTCAGGCGGTGGACCCGGGACCCCGAGCGTTGCGGTGGCCCCGGTCGATCTCTCGGCGCGGATCGACGAAGCCCTCGCGGTGCAGGCCCTCGCGTTCGGGCTGAGCGACGACGAGGTCGAGGTGCGCCGCCACATCGTCCACCGGCATCTCCTCTGCTCCGGCGCGCGTGCGCTCGGCGCGCTGACGGAGACGGGACGACTCGTCGGCTTCGTGTACGGCATGCCCAACAGCCGCACCCACTGGTGGTCCACCGTCGTGGAGCCGTATCTGCGCCGCAACGGCACCGACAACTGGCTCGACGACTCCTTCGTGATCACCGAACTCCATGTCCACCCCGGTTTCCAGGGGCGCGGCATCGGCCGCTCACTGATCACCACGATCACCGACAGCGTCGAGCAGCCCCGCTCGATCCTCTCCGCGATCGACACCGAAAGCCCGGCCCGCGGCCTGTACCGCGCGCTCGGCTACCAGGACCTCGCGCGCCAGGTGATGTTCCCGAGTGCGCCCAGTCCGTATGCGGTGATGGGGGCAGTGCTGCCGCTGCTGCGCGACAACTGA
- a CDS encoding aldehyde dehydrogenase family protein — MTSTHAFWLAGRQATGETVLDVTSPWDGRLVGQVSVPTEDQIEEAVAAAHAVRDEFAATPAHVRAAALDHVSRRLTERTEEIAQLISAENGKPVKWARGEVGRAVSVFRFAAEEARRFNGGEAQRLDTDAGGQGRLALTRRFPKGAVLGIAPFNFPLNLCAHKIAPAIAVGAPIILKPAPATPLSGLIIGELLAETELPAGSWSVLPVPNDQMPALVQDERLPVISFTGSDKVGYAIMDSVPRKHCTLELGGNGAAVVLGDFASEQDLDWAATRIATFSNYQGGQSCISVQRVIADATVYDRLLPKIVAAVEAQVTGDPSDSATDVGPLVSEDAAKRVESWVDEAVQAGAKLLAGGKRDGASYAPTVLTDVPEDTTLACEEVFGPVLTVRKADGEAEAFAAVNDSKYGLQAGVFTHDVQTAFRAHRALEVGGVIIGDVPSYRADQMPYGGAKQSGVGREGVRYAMDDYTYERVLVLTGLAL; from the coding sequence ATGACCTCCACCCACGCCTTCTGGCTCGCCGGCCGCCAGGCCACCGGCGAGACCGTGCTCGACGTCACCTCCCCCTGGGACGGACGCCTCGTCGGCCAGGTCTCGGTCCCGACCGAGGACCAGATCGAGGAAGCCGTGGCCGCCGCGCACGCCGTGCGGGACGAGTTCGCGGCCACCCCGGCCCATGTACGCGCCGCCGCGCTCGACCACGTGTCGCGCCGGCTCACCGAGCGCACCGAGGAGATCGCCCAGCTGATCTCCGCCGAGAACGGCAAGCCGGTCAAGTGGGCCCGCGGTGAGGTCGGCCGTGCCGTCTCCGTCTTCCGTTTCGCCGCCGAAGAGGCCCGCCGCTTCAACGGCGGCGAGGCCCAGCGCCTTGACACCGACGCCGGCGGCCAGGGCCGTCTCGCGCTCACCCGCCGCTTCCCCAAGGGCGCCGTCCTCGGCATCGCGCCGTTCAACTTCCCGCTCAACCTCTGCGCCCACAAGATCGCCCCCGCCATCGCGGTCGGCGCTCCGATCATCCTCAAGCCCGCCCCGGCGACCCCGCTCTCCGGCCTGATCATCGGTGAGCTGCTCGCCGAGACCGAGCTGCCCGCGGGCTCCTGGTCCGTGCTCCCGGTCCCGAACGACCAGATGCCCGCCCTGGTCCAGGACGAGCGCCTTCCGGTCATCTCCTTCACCGGCTCCGACAAGGTCGGTTACGCGATCATGGACTCGGTGCCGCGCAAGCACTGCACCTTGGAACTCGGCGGCAACGGCGCGGCCGTCGTCCTCGGCGACTTCGCCTCCGAGCAGGACCTGGACTGGGCGGCGACCCGCATCGCCACCTTCTCCAACTACCAGGGCGGCCAGTCCTGCATCTCCGTGCAGCGCGTGATCGCCGACGCCACGGTGTACGACCGGCTGCTGCCGAAGATCGTCGCGGCCGTCGAGGCCCAGGTCACCGGCGACCCGTCCGACAGCGCCACCGACGTCGGCCCGCTGGTCAGCGAGGACGCCGCCAAGCGCGTCGAGTCCTGGGTGGACGAGGCGGTGCAGGCGGGCGCGAAGCTGCTCGCGGGCGGCAAGCGCGACGGCGCCTCCTATGCGCCGACCGTCCTCACGGACGTCCCCGAGGACACGACGCTGGCCTGCGAGGAGGTCTTCGGACCGGTCCTGACGGTCCGGAAGGCCGACGGGGAGGCCGAGGCCTTCGCCGCCGTCAACGACTCCAAGTACGGCCTGCAGGCAGGTGTGTTCACGCACGACGTACAGACCGCCTTCCGCGCCCACCGTGCCCTCGAGGTCGGCGGTGTGATCATCGGCGACGTCCCCTCGTACCGCGCGGACCAGATGCCGTACGGCGGCGCCAAGCAGTCCGGCGTGGGCCGCGAGGGCGTGCGCTACGCGATGGACGACTACACCTACGAGCGGGTGCTGGTGCTCACGGGCCTCGCCCTGTAA
- a CDS encoding RIP metalloprotease yields MTILLTVIGIALFAVGLLISIAWHELGHLSTAKLFGIRVPQYMVGFGPTIWSRHKGETEYGIKAIPAGGYIRMIGMFPPGDDGRIEARSTSPFRSMIEDARSAAFEELKPGDDDRLFYTRKPWKRVIVMFAGPFMNLVLAVAIFLGVSMAYGFATQTTEVAGVQKCVISQSEDRDSCKKGDPVSPAQAAGLKVGDKIVAFNGQPVADWTTLSNHIRETIGPATITVERDGSQQVLKATLAKNLVAKKDSDGQVVAGKYVPAGYLGFAAKTEILPLSFGASVDRMGDMIENGVESIVALPSKIPDLWNAAFSDGERKADSPVGVVGAARISGEVLNLDVPTQSIIATFMMLLATFNLSLFLFNMLPLLPLDGGHIAGALWESVRRNVAKVFRRPDPGPFDVAQLMPVAYVVAGIFICFTLLVLVADIVNPVKIS; encoded by the coding sequence ATGACGATTCTGTTGACGGTCATCGGCATAGCTCTCTTTGCTGTGGGCCTGCTGATCTCCATCGCCTGGCACGAACTCGGCCATCTCTCGACGGCCAAGCTCTTCGGCATCCGCGTGCCCCAGTACATGGTCGGGTTCGGCCCGACCATCTGGTCCCGGCACAAGGGCGAGACGGAGTACGGGATCAAGGCCATCCCCGCCGGCGGCTACATCCGCATGATCGGGATGTTCCCTCCCGGCGACGACGGCCGGATCGAGGCACGGTCCACCTCGCCGTTCCGCAGCATGATCGAGGACGCCCGCTCGGCGGCCTTCGAGGAGCTCAAGCCAGGCGACGACGACCGTCTCTTCTACACGCGCAAGCCGTGGAAGCGCGTGATCGTGATGTTCGCGGGACCGTTCATGAATCTGGTCCTCGCCGTCGCGATCTTCCTCGGCGTTTCGATGGCGTACGGCTTCGCCACCCAGACCACCGAGGTCGCGGGCGTCCAGAAGTGCGTCATCTCGCAGAGCGAGGACCGTGACAGCTGCAAGAAGGGCGATCCCGTATCGCCCGCGCAGGCCGCCGGACTGAAGGTGGGCGACAAGATCGTCGCCTTCAACGGGCAGCCCGTCGCCGACTGGACCACGCTGTCCAACCACATCCGCGAGACGATCGGCCCGGCCACCATCACCGTCGAGCGGGACGGCAGCCAGCAGGTCCTCAAGGCCACGCTCGCCAAGAACCTGGTGGCCAAGAAGGACTCCGACGGCCAGGTCGTCGCCGGCAAGTACGTCCCTGCGGGCTATCTCGGCTTCGCAGCGAAGACCGAGATCCTCCCGCTCTCCTTCGGCGCCTCCGTCGACCGCATGGGCGACATGATCGAGAACGGCGTCGAGTCCATCGTCGCGCTTCCGTCCAAGATCCCCGACCTGTGGAACGCCGCCTTCTCGGACGGCGAGCGCAAGGCCGACTCCCCTGTGGGCGTGGTCGGCGCAGCGCGCATCAGCGGCGAGGTGCTGAACCTGGACGTCCCGACGCAGAGCATCATCGCGACCTTCATGATGCTGCTCGCGACGTTCAACCTCTCGCTGTTCCTGTTCAACATGCTGCCGCTGCTGCCGCTGGACGGCGGGCACATCGCGGGCGCGCTGTGGGAGTCCGTACGCCGCAATGTCGCCAAGGTGTTCCGGCGTCCCGACCCGGGTCCCTTCGACGTCGCACAGCTGATGCCGGTCGCGTATGTGGTGGCGGGGATCTTCATCTGCTTCACCCTGCTCGTGCTGGTCGCCGACATCGTCAACCCGGTCAAAATCAGCTGA
- the ispG gene encoding flavodoxin-dependent (E)-4-hydroxy-3-methylbut-2-enyl-diphosphate synthase, giving the protein MTAISLGMPSVPTKLADRRVSRKIQVGSVAVGGDAPVSVQSMTTTRTSDVGATLQQIAELTASGCQIVRVACPTQDDADALATIARKSQIPVIADIHFQPKYVFAAIDAGCAAVRVNPGNIKQFDDKVKEIARAAGESGTPIRIGVNAGSLDARLLAKYGKATPEALVESALWEASLFEEHGFRDIKISVKHNDPVVMVNAYRQLAAACDYPLHLGVTEAGPAFQGTIKSAVAFGALLAEGIGDTIRVSLSAPPAEEVKVGIQILESLNLRQRRLEIVSCPSCGRAQVDVYKLADEVTAGLEGMEVPLRVAVMGCVVNGPGEAREADLGVASGNGKGQIFVKGEVIKTVPESKIVETLIEEAMKIAEQMEKDGVLSGEPEVSVS; this is encoded by the coding sequence ATGACTGCAATTTCTCTCGGAATGCCGTCCGTTCCGACGAAGCTCGCCGACCGGAGGGTCAGCCGCAAGATCCAGGTCGGCTCGGTGGCCGTCGGCGGGGACGCGCCGGTGTCCGTGCAGTCGATGACGACGACCCGTACCTCGGACGTGGGGGCGACGCTGCAGCAGATCGCCGAGCTGACCGCGTCCGGGTGCCAGATCGTGCGGGTTGCGTGTCCCACTCAGGATGATGCGGACGCGCTGGCGACGATCGCCCGTAAGTCGCAGATCCCGGTGATCGCGGACATCCACTTCCAGCCGAAGTACGTCTTCGCCGCGATCGATGCCGGGTGCGCGGCGGTCCGGGTCAACCCGGGCAACATCAAGCAGTTCGACGACAAGGTCAAGGAGATCGCCCGGGCGGCGGGCGAGAGTGGCACCCCGATCCGGATCGGGGTGAATGCGGGCTCGCTGGATGCCCGGCTGCTTGCCAAGTACGGCAAGGCGACGCCGGAGGCGCTGGTGGAGTCGGCGCTGTGGGAGGCGTCGCTGTTCGAGGAGCACGGTTTCCGCGACATCAAGATCTCGGTCAAGCACAATGACCCGGTCGTGATGGTCAATGCCTACCGGCAGCTCGCGGCGGCCTGTGACTATCCGCTGCATCTCGGGGTGACCGAGGCCGGGCCGGCGTTCCAGGGCACGATCAAGTCCGCGGTCGCCTTCGGGGCGCTGCTCGCCGAGGGGATCGGGGACACCATCCGGGTCTCGCTCTCCGCGCCGCCCGCCGAAGAGGTGAAGGTCGGTATCCAGATCCTGGAGTCGCTCAACCTGCGCCAGCGGCGGCTGGAGATCGTCTCCTGTCCGTCGTGCGGCCGGGCCCAGGTGGATGTCTACAAGCTCGCCGACGAGGTCACGGCGGGCCTTGAGGGTATGGAGGTGCCGTTGCGCGTCGCGGTCATGGGGTGTGTCGTCAACGGTCCCGGCGAGGCCCGCGAGGCCGACCTCGGTGTCGCGTCGGGCAACGGGAAGGGTCAGATCTTTGTGAAGGGCGAGGTCATCAAGACCGTTCCCGAGTCGAAGATCGTCGAGACCCTCATCGAAGAGGCGATGAAGATCGCCGAACAGATGGAGAAGGACGGCGTCCTCTCGGGCGAGCCCGAGGTCTCGGTCAGCTGA
- a CDS encoding GNAT family N-acetyltransferase yields the protein MLTQTTTRVLEPSDLGAALAILESEPVANAFVTSRVQVAGLDPWRLGGEMWGWYTDGRLRSLCYSGANLVPICATPEAVRAFADRARRTGRRCSSIVGPAESTSQLWRLLEPSWGPAREVRARQPLMVTEQIPDGIEPDPYVRRIRKDEMDVIMPACVAMFTEEVGISPMAGDGGLLYQARVAELVGAGRSFARIDDGQVVFKAEIGAATNEACQIQGVWVAPEFRGRGLSETGMTAVLRYAIADVAPVVSLYVNDYNTAARAAYRRVGFREVGAFMSVLF from the coding sequence GTGTTGACGCAGACCACCACCCGGGTCCTCGAACCCAGTGACCTCGGCGCAGCGCTCGCCATCCTCGAGAGCGAGCCTGTCGCCAACGCTTTTGTCACCTCACGCGTCCAGGTCGCCGGTCTCGACCCCTGGCGCCTGGGCGGCGAGATGTGGGGCTGGTACACCGACGGGCGGCTGCGCTCGCTGTGCTACTCCGGCGCCAACCTCGTACCGATCTGTGCCACCCCCGAGGCCGTGCGTGCCTTCGCCGACCGGGCGCGCAGAACCGGCCGCCGCTGCTCCTCCATCGTCGGCCCCGCCGAGTCCACCTCCCAGCTGTGGCGGCTGCTGGAGCCGAGCTGGGGCCCGGCCAGGGAGGTACGTGCCCGCCAGCCGCTCATGGTCACCGAGCAGATTCCCGACGGCATCGAGCCCGACCCGTACGTCCGCCGGATCCGCAAGGACGAGATGGACGTGATCATGCCGGCCTGCGTGGCGATGTTCACCGAGGAGGTGGGCATCTCGCCGATGGCCGGCGACGGCGGACTGCTCTACCAGGCCCGCGTCGCCGAACTCGTCGGCGCCGGGCGGTCGTTCGCCCGTATCGACGACGGGCAGGTCGTCTTCAAGGCCGAGATCGGCGCGGCCACCAACGAGGCCTGCCAGATCCAAGGCGTATGGGTGGCACCGGAGTTCCGCGGCCGCGGGCTGTCCGAGACCGGCATGACGGCCGTGCTGCGCTACGCAATCGCGGACGTCGCCCCGGTCGTCAGCCTCTACGTCAACGACTACAACACCGCAGCCAGAGCGGCATACCGCAGGGTCGGCTTCCGCGAGGTCGGCGCCTTCATGAGCGTGCTGTTCTGA